CCGCTGTTGGACAGTCTGCCGGAGGTGTTTTATCGACCGGAAGATCTCTATGTGTCGCGACAATGGGGCATCCGCACCGAAGAATGGATGGGCTATCAGCGCACGGTGTCAGAGGCGATCGCCCTTGCGGAACTAGCTACTCACCATGCGGCCGTTGCCGATCAAACGCAGCAGCTTTCCCTCCTCACCGCTCCCACGGGGCCAACGTTGGCCATGGTAGACGGATCGTTGATCCACTGGTTTCTGGAACCGTTGCCGCTGGATGCGCGCGATCGCCTGTTGCCCCCGATGCTGGATGCTTGGGATCAGCTTCAATCGGCAAAAATCCCATTGGTGGGCTACTTGAGTGCGTCCCGCAGTGGCGAAGCGCTGAACTTTCTAAGGCTGCACACCTGTCCATTTGATGCGCCTGATTGCCAAACCCACTGCGTCGGCAAACCGGATCAAGCTCCCTGTCAGGTCTTTTCGCCGTTGCGCGATGCGGTGCTGTGGTCGGCGGTGCTGCAACCGGGGGAACGGGGCACCATTTGGAAGAGTTCGGCGCAAATCCTCGATGCCTACGGTCAGCACCAAATCTGTTTTTGCTATGTCCATGTCGGGGCAGAGATTGCCCGGATCGAGTTTCCGCAATGGGTCGCGGAGGATAAAGCCATGTTGAATACGGCTCTCAGTCTTGCATTGACCCAGGTGCAAAAGGGGTATGGCTATCCGGTGGCGTTGGCTGAGGCGCATAATCAGGCAGTAGTGAGGGGGGGCGATCGCACTCGCTTTTTTGCCTTGTTAGAACAGCAGCTTGTCCGCGCCGGATTAACGAATATTGGTACGTCCTATAAGGAAGCGCGAAAACGAGGAAGTATCGCTTAACAAGCGTTTCCCATTAGGTCACGGCAAAACCTGTATGCTTGCGTATCTTCGGATGACGAAAACCTAATACAATATCTTCTTTGCCAATACCTGCTGCCATCAAATCGGCGGCAACACCCTCTTCCGTGTCATCGTACTGAATCCAAACTTTTTGGCCAATCAAACTAATATGAATAGGTGTTGCATGGAGGTAATGATCACCTCGCCAACCCATATCTATGATCAAATACTGACCCCGCTCATCATCAAAGACCACTTGAGATGTGTATTCATCAGGTAAAGTATTTCGATAGGCAGAATGCTTCTGGAGAGTACTTTTAATGATGTTTTGATAGTCTAATCGGGTATCCATTGTACGATTACCTCGTTATCATCATCAAAAACCAATAATTTGATTACCTGATTCTTGAGCAGCACCTGTCCCAATTCTATAGCGAATACGCTGTTAAATGTGGGTTGAGATACAGCTAGATAAAGACCCCGCTCAATTCCCATCTCATTTAGAATTTGGCGATATAAAATATACTGGCCTAACGCTTGTTCCAGATCTTTGACATCGGACGAGCCTAGAAAGCTTTTGACTTCAACGACTATTTTCTGTAAGCCTAGATCTGCACCAATAAGACGCTCTGCGCCTAGATCAGCCGATAATCGTTTCTTGCCAATTTGAAGCGGAAATGGATCGTGTGCAATTGTCCATTTATCTCTTTGTAACGCACGTTTCACCGTGTCGTGATAGATGTCTTTTGCTGGCACCAGTACGCTCTTCAATAGATGTATCTAAGTAGGATTCAGCTCAAACCT
The DNA window shown above is from Synechococcales cyanobacterium T60_A2020_003 and carries:
- a CDS encoding XisI protein, with protein sequence MDTRLDYQNIIKSTLQKHSAYRNTLPDEYTSQVVFDDERGQYLIIDMGWRGDHYLHATPIHISLIGQKVWIQYDDTEEGVAADLMAAGIGKEDIVLGFRHPKIRKHTGFAVT
- a CDS encoding DNA double-strand break repair nuclease NurA, giving the protein MLDLVKLARQMQGMSQHLSQEATAARKRMELAEAALRNARPRQDELVSRQEQWRDRLGFTAAQPLEPLDTRVLIDPAPDAHTVVATDGSQIAPSHHEIAYCYLINVGRVVLHYGQSRYPLLDSLPEVFYRPEDLYVSRQWGIRTEEWMGYQRTVSEAIALAELATHHAAVADQTQQLSLLTAPTGPTLAMVDGSLIHWFLEPLPLDARDRLLPPMLDAWDQLQSAKIPLVGYLSASRSGEALNFLRLHTCPFDAPDCQTHCVGKPDQAPCQVFSPLRDAVLWSAVLQPGERGTIWKSSAQILDAYGQHQICFCYVHVGAEIARIEFPQWVAEDKAMLNTALSLALTQVQKGYGYPVALAEAHNQAVVRGGDRTRFFALLEQQLVRAGLTNIGTSYKEARKRGSIA
- a CDS encoding XisH family protein — translated: MPAKDIYHDTVKRALQRDKWTIAHDPFPLQIGKKRLSADLGAERLIGADLGLQKIVVEVKSFLGSSDVKDLEQALGQYILYRQILNEMGIERGLYLAVSQPTFNSVFAIELGQVLLKNQVIKLLVFDDDNEVIVQWIPD